The following are encoded together in the Bacteroidales bacterium MB20-C3-3 genome:
- a CDS encoding arsenate reductase ArsC: protein MKKILILCTGNSCRSQMAHGFLQSFDQNLYVKSAGTQPAKQVNQTAAKVMKELGIDIYSHTPQLVDKYIGEEWDYVITVCDDANETCPAFLGKVKKRLHIGFEDPSHKTGAPEYVMSEYYRIRDLIKEQFHNFYTENIAK, encoded by the coding sequence ATGAAAAAGATATTAATATTATGCACTGGAAATAGTTGCCGCAGCCAGATGGCTCACGGATTTCTGCAGTCATTTGACCAAAATCTTTATGTAAAATCTGCCGGGACTCAACCGGCAAAACAAGTCAACCAGACTGCGGCCAAAGTAATGAAGGAGCTGGGAATTGACATATACAGCCACACACCTCAGCTGGTTGACAAATATATTGGAGAGGAGTGGGATTATGTAATAACCGTATGTGATGATGCCAATGAGACCTGTCCCGCATTTCTGGGTAAAGTAAAAAAGAGGCTCCATATCGGGTTTGAGGATCCTTCACACAAAACAGGCGCACCTGAATATGTAATGAGCGAATACTACAGAATAAGAGATCTGATTAAAGAGCAGTTCCATAACTTTTACACAGAAAACATTGCAAAATGA
- the arsB gene encoding ACR3 family arsenite efflux transporter, whose translation MNIKEGISFFDRYLSLWVALCIIAGIAVGKLLPQIPEFLGKLEYANVSIPIAILIWIMIFPMMLKIDFSSVVNAVKMPKGLSITLIVNWLIKPFTMFGIAWLFFHIIFKRIIPFDIANEYLAGAVLLGAAPCTAMVFVWSHLTKGNPAYTLVQVAINDLIILVAFIPIVTLLLGISGITIPWNTLIISVILFVVIPLSLAVITRRAVTKSKGVKYFEERFVPRFKSTTISGLLLTLIIIFSFQGETILRNPFNILLIAIPLIIQTFLIFFLAYKWAEKWRLPHDIAAPASLIGASNFFELSVAVAIVLFGLNSGATLATVVGVLVEVPVMLTLVKYANKTRDKFKTI comes from the coding sequence ATGAATATTAAAGAGGGAATATCATTCTTTGACAGATATTTATCTTTATGGGTTGCTCTCTGCATAATTGCAGGAATTGCTGTTGGGAAGCTGCTTCCCCAAATACCTGAATTTCTTGGCAAACTTGAGTATGCAAATGTTTCAATACCAATTGCAATCCTAATTTGGATTATGATCTTTCCAATGATGCTTAAGATTGACTTTTCAAGTGTAGTAAATGCTGTAAAAATGCCAAAAGGGCTATCAATTACACTTATAGTAAACTGGCTGATAAAGCCATTTACAATGTTTGGAATTGCATGGCTCTTTTTTCATATTATTTTTAAACGGATCATACCATTTGACATTGCTAACGAATACCTGGCAGGGGCGGTACTATTGGGAGCCGCACCATGCACTGCAATGGTGTTTGTCTGGAGCCATCTGACTAAAGGTAATCCCGCCTATACACTTGTTCAGGTTGCAATAAATGATTTAATTATTCTTGTTGCTTTTATTCCAATTGTAACACTTCTGCTGGGGATAAGCGGTATAACTATTCCATGGAACACACTAATAATATCTGTAATTTTATTTGTTGTTATCCCTCTCTCTCTTGCTGTAATAACCAGAAGAGCTGTAACAAAGAGCAAGGGAGTAAAATATTTTGAAGAGAGATTTGTACCCAGATTCAAAAGCACAACAATCTCAGGGCTACTTCTTACTCTTATAATTATTTTCTCTTTTCAGGGAGAGACAATACTCAGGAATCCGTTTAACATTCTGTTGATTGCCATTCCACTTATAATACAGACATTTCTAATTTTCTTCTTAGCATACAAATGGGCGGAGAAATGGCGGTTACCACACGATATTGCAGCACCAGCCTCTCTTATTGGAGCCAGCAACTTTTTTGAATTATCAGTCGCGGTTGCAATAGTTCTCTTTGGACTCAATTCAGGAGCTACACTCGCTACAGTGGTTGGTGTTCTGGTAGAGGTGCCTGTTATGCTTACCCTTGTTAAATATGCAAACAAAAC